One part of the Eucalyptus grandis isolate ANBG69807.140 chromosome 10, ASM1654582v1, whole genome shotgun sequence genome encodes these proteins:
- the LOC104422040 gene encoding PI-PLC X domain-containing protein At5g67130 produces MGRRECLLLLVLSATLFGFGASCSNGECRLLDECSSNSDCEAGLYCFSCLGDVSDSRCVRSTVTDQFKLLNNSLPFNKYAFLTTHNAHAIDGEPPRTPVPRVTITNQEDTVTQQLNNGVRALMLDTYDFEGDVWLCHSFKDQCYDFTAFEPAIDTLKEIEAFLSANQAEIVTLILEDYVRAPNGLTKVFTDAGLMKYWFPVSNMPKNGQDWPLVSDMVANNQRLLVFTSIRSKEQSEGIAYQWNYMVENQYGDDGMKAGSCPNRAESVPLDDRSKSLVLVNYFRSVPVTLLSCKENSGDLIDMLHTCYGAAGNRWANFVAVDFYKRSEGGGSFQAVDTLNGKLLCGCNDVHACVPGSTSGACSP; encoded by the exons ATGGGTCGTCGCGAATGCCTTCTCTTGCTCGTACTTTCAGCAACGCTCTTCGGTTTCGGCGCCTCTTGCTCCAATGGAGAATGCAGG CTTCTTGATGAATGCTCAAGCAATAGCGACTGCGAGGCCGGTCTCTATTGTTTCTCCTGCCTTGGAGACGTTTCAGATTCCAGATGTGTAAGATCAACCGTTACTGACCAGTTCAAGCTCTTG aACAATTCTCTTCCTTTCAACAAATATGCGTTCTTGACGACCCACAATGCGCATGCTATTGATGGAGAGCCACCTCGCACGCCTGTACCAAGAGTGACAATTACAAATCAAGAGGATACCGTCACTCAGCAGCTAAAC AATGGAGTTCGAGCGCTGATGCTAGATACATATGATTTTGAAGGAGATGTATGGTTGTGCCATTCTTTTAAAGATCAATGTTATGACTTCACCGCATTT GAACCGGCTATAGACACTTTAAAGGAAATCGAAGCTTTTCTATCTGCAAACCAGGCAGAGATAGTCACTTTGATACTCGAGGACTATGTTCGGGCACCAAATGGATTGACAAAGGTCTTTACTGATGCTGGCTTGATGAAATACTGGTTTCCGGTGTCAAACATGCCAAAGAACGGTCAAGATTGGCCACTAGTTAGTGACATGGTGGCTAATAACCAGCGGCTGCTCGTATTTACCTCCATCCGGTCGAAGGAACAGAGTGAAGGGATCGCTTATCAGTGGAATTACATGGTTGAGAATCAAT ATGGCGATGATGGAATGAAAGCAGGAAGCTGTCCAAACAGAGCTGAGTCGGTTCCTCTTGATGACAGGAGCAAGTCCTTGGTTCTCGTGAATTACTTCCGGTCTGTGCCCGTCACGCTACTCAGTTGCAAGGAGAACTCAGGCGACCTCATTGACATGCTTCATACTTGTTATGGCGCAGCCGGCAACAGATGGGCTAATTTTGTCGCTGTTGATTTTTATAAG AGGAGCGAGGGAGGAGGATCATTTCAAGCAGTAGACACTCTAAACGGGAAGCTGCTATGTGGATGTAACGATGTGCACGCGTGCGTG CCGGGTTCGACTTCTGGGGCGTGCTCTCCATAG